Proteins found in one Lysinibacillus fusiformis genomic segment:
- a CDS encoding ATP-dependent helicase, giving the protein MNGAQKAFFEEKERSLGVYLNDVQKQAVLQTSGPLLLLASPGSGKTTTIIMRIGYMIETLGVKPSRIKAVTFSKASANDMKARFAKFFPHLTPIDFSTIHSLAFQVVRQTLERQGISYGIMEEADKPGVMSKKRVLREIFEQLNGSKITEDQLDELLTYITFVKNKMLPEQEWAIAEVKVPRKVEILQRYEEYKRTGSDRLLIDFDDMLLMANDIFTKNREVLAQYQRRYDFYLTDESQDTSPVQHAIIEKLVAVHQNLCVVADEDQAIYSWRGAEPDYLLNFQKIYPEAHVLLMTQNYRSSAAIVESANLFIQRNKKRYNKQMFTQNPAAEPISFKILENYSLQAKYLVNQLKNLSKRGTTAVLYRNNTSAIPLMDALDRAGLPFYMKDSSIRFFTHWVVEDIMNFMRLAYNTKNISIFEKVYRKMNAYITPSQLNALQKVPEDGCVFTLLLEHVELKDYQPEYIKRIRKTYDSIQFDKTTPTAMLEHIRYDFGYERALKKMSEDLGFNYENLQDIVDVLGLIARHTSTMTEFAGRLKYLENLARTSHTKNEWNAITLTTLHSSKGLEFDRVYLIDLIDGILPSEKEAEIEEETRLFYVGITRAIHHLELISYSKRFKASVVPSMFMKALKQIVSPQEVPKKASKSTKKALTQYRNERTITTESALIVGSKVKHVIFGDGEILAVTSSTIKLSFATGIKQFMTDTCLQQGYLEAVED; this is encoded by the coding sequence ATGAATGGAGCGCAAAAAGCATTTTTTGAGGAAAAGGAGCGTTCACTTGGCGTTTATCTAAATGATGTGCAGAAGCAGGCGGTATTGCAAACGAGTGGTCCGCTGTTACTTTTGGCATCTCCTGGTTCAGGAAAAACAACGACGATTATTATGCGTATTGGCTATATGATTGAGACGCTTGGTGTGAAGCCTTCTCGCATAAAGGCTGTCACGTTTAGTAAGGCATCGGCAAATGATATGAAAGCACGTTTTGCAAAGTTTTTTCCGCATTTGACACCGATTGATTTCTCAACGATTCATAGTTTAGCATTTCAAGTTGTGCGGCAGACACTTGAACGTCAGGGCATTTCGTATGGGATTATGGAAGAAGCGGACAAGCCTGGTGTTATGTCAAAAAAACGAGTGCTTCGCGAGATTTTTGAACAATTAAATGGCTCGAAAATTACTGAAGATCAGTTAGACGAGCTACTGACGTACATAACGTTTGTCAAAAATAAAATGCTGCCAGAACAGGAATGGGCAATAGCCGAAGTAAAGGTGCCTAGAAAAGTCGAGATTTTACAGCGTTATGAGGAATATAAACGCACAGGTAGTGACCGTTTATTGATTGATTTTGACGATATGTTGTTAATGGCGAATGATATTTTTACGAAAAATCGAGAGGTGTTGGCGCAATATCAACGTCGATATGATTTTTATTTAACAGATGAAAGTCAGGATACGTCGCCAGTTCAACATGCGATCATCGAGAAGCTCGTCGCAGTCCATCAAAATTTATGCGTCGTTGCCGATGAGGATCAGGCCATTTATAGCTGGCGCGGTGCAGAGCCCGATTATTTGTTGAACTTCCAAAAGATTTATCCGGAGGCACATGTTTTACTAATGACACAAAACTATCGTTCATCTGCAGCGATTGTAGAGTCAGCTAATTTATTTATTCAGCGAAATAAAAAGCGTTATAACAAACAAATGTTCACACAAAATCCTGCAGCAGAGCCAATCTCGTTTAAAATCCTAGAGAATTACAGCTTACAGGCCAAATATTTAGTGAACCAGTTAAAAAATTTGTCTAAGCGTGGCACAACGGCTGTTTTATATCGAAATAATACGTCAGCCATTCCGCTTATGGACGCCTTAGACAGAGCGGGTTTGCCTTTCTATATGAAGGATTCCTCAATTCGCTTTTTCACGCATTGGGTCGTGGAGGATATTATGAACTTCATGCGGCTAGCGTACAATACAAAAAATATCTCGATATTTGAAAAAGTTTACAGAAAAATGAATGCTTATATTACACCATCCCAATTAAATGCGCTGCAGAAAGTGCCGGAGGATGGCTGTGTATTCACACTATTGTTAGAGCATGTGGAGTTAAAGGATTATCAGCCTGAATATATTAAGCGGATTCGCAAAACGTATGATAGCATTCAATTTGATAAAACAACGCCAACAGCCATGCTAGAGCATATCCGTTATGACTTTGGTTATGAGCGTGCCTTAAAGAAAATGAGTGAGGACCTCGGTTTTAATTATGAAAATTTACAAGATATTGTGGATGTACTTGGGTTAATTGCTCGCCATACGTCAACGATGACCGAATTTGCGGGACGTTTGAAATACCTTGAAAATTTAGCACGTACGTCTCATACGAAAAATGAATGGAATGCCATTACACTAACAACATTACACAGTTCAAAAGGCTTGGAATTTGACCGTGTGTATTTGATTGATTTAATTGATGGGATTTTACCTAGTGAGAAGGAAGCAGAAATCGAGGAAGAAACAAGACTCTTTTATGTCGGTATCACACGTGCTATTCATCATTTGGAATTAATTTCATATAGCAAGCGCTTTAAAGCAAGTGTGGTGCCATCGATGTTCATGAAGGCGTTAAAACAAATCGTCTCACCACAGGAAGTGCCAAAGAAAGCGTCAAAAAGTACAAAGAAAGCACTAACGCAATACCGCAATGAGCGGACGATTACAACCGAATCCGCGTTAATCGTTGGCTCAAAAGTAAAGCATGTGATTTTTGGAGATGGCGAAATTTTGGCCGTTACGAGTAGCACGATTAAATTGTCATTTGCTACGGGGATAAAGCAGTTTATGACGGATACATGTTTACAGCAAGGCTATTTAGAAGCGGTGGAAGATTAA
- a CDS encoding DUF6241 domain-containing protein, whose protein sequence is MKRIHVLGIVVLTALLSISGTFLIMKKNDDNETSKNVESELDNGQSISKENDKKEFVSTVDTNFGWENATYSKKIDEWKSGDEPFVENLMQEVIQQMSHQKVIADEKESSIMITPERIETLLQMVQSNKDHFEHRDKYVELLSHWQQNDFSSVDQDHNDMWYLQGTKQSGLANAIATKEQESDYIFRVFGIPVEKQS, encoded by the coding sequence ATGAAGAGAATTCATGTTTTAGGTATAGTTGTTTTAACAGCATTATTGAGTATAAGTGGTACGTTTTTGATTATGAAAAAGAACGATGACAACGAAACTTCTAAAAATGTCGAGAGCGAATTAGATAACGGTCAATCGATTTCAAAAGAAAATGATAAGAAAGAGTTTGTATCGACAGTGGATACGAATTTTGGTTGGGAAAATGCTACATATTCCAAGAAGATTGATGAATGGAAAAGTGGAGATGAACCCTTTGTTGAGAATCTCATGCAAGAAGTTATTCAGCAAATGTCACATCAAAAGGTGATTGCTGATGAAAAAGAGTCATCAATTATGATTACCCCTGAAAGAATTGAAACTTTACTCCAAATGGTACAGTCCAATAAAGATCATTTCGAACACAGAGATAAATATGTAGAGCTATTAAGTCATTGGCAGCAGAATGATTTTTCATCCGTAGACCAAGACCATAATGATATGTGGTATCTTCAAGGCACAAAACAAAGTGGACTAGCCAATGCTATTGCTACAAAAGAACAAGAAAGCGACTATATATTCCGCGTCTTTGGTATTCCAGTAGAAAAACAGAGTTAA
- a CDS encoding ribokinase — protein MKFINFGSLNIDKVYTVPHLVKEGETLSSVSYEEYPGGKGLNQSLALAKSGAQVFHAGKIGKDGFFLKQQLALAGVNVEGIEEDGLITGHALIQVAPTGENCILLYGGANKEITVEQIDQVLEDFHADDFLVLQNETNCLEYLINAAYKKGLTIAFNPSPISEDIKDLDFSKIDFLILNEIEGQEISGECSPNKILNHLLSIYSNLKIVLTLGKNGVIYKDNVQEHKQEIYNVKVKDTTAAGDTFLGYFLSMISQKPNVKYALNIASKAASLAVSRKGPSSSIPILAEVLGKD, from the coding sequence ATGAAATTTATAAATTTCGGATCATTAAATATTGATAAAGTTTATACAGTTCCTCACCTCGTTAAAGAAGGAGAAACTTTATCTTCGGTCAGTTATGAGGAATATCCAGGTGGAAAAGGATTAAACCAATCCCTAGCCCTTGCAAAATCTGGTGCCCAAGTGTTTCATGCAGGTAAAATTGGCAAAGATGGTTTTTTTCTAAAACAACAATTAGCATTAGCGGGAGTTAATGTTGAGGGAATAGAGGAGGACGGTTTGATCACAGGGCATGCCCTTATTCAAGTAGCGCCTACAGGTGAAAATTGTATTTTGCTCTATGGTGGAGCGAATAAAGAAATAACGGTTGAACAAATTGATCAAGTATTAGAGGACTTCCATGCGGATGATTTTCTAGTTCTACAAAACGAAACAAACTGCTTGGAATACCTAATCAATGCAGCTTATAAAAAGGGGTTAACCATTGCGTTTAATCCTTCTCCGATAAGCGAGGATATTAAGGATTTAGACTTTTCGAAAATTGATTTTCTGATACTGAATGAAATTGAAGGACAAGAAATTAGTGGGGAATGCTCACCTAATAAAATACTCAATCACTTACTATCAATCTATAGTAATTTAAAGATTGTGCTGACTTTAGGTAAAAATGGGGTCATATATAAAGACAATGTACAAGAGCACAAGCAAGAAATCTATAATGTCAAGGTGAAAGACACGACGGCAGCAGGTGATACTTTCTTGGGTTATTTCCTTAGTATGATTTCTCAAAAACCTAATGTTAAATATGCCCTTAACATTGCCTCAAAAGCTGCTTCACTTGCAGTATCAAGAAAAGGCCCCTCTTCTTCTATCCCAATTTTGGCAGAGGTACTCGGTAAAGATTAA
- a CDS encoding nucleoside hydrolase, translated as MRKLIIDTDTGSDDAVALIMALKSTNLKVEAITTVCGNVPVELATKNALMTIEVANGQKPPLYVGAAKPLMRDLVTAVNVHGEDGMGDCHLINPTLVPETMHAVDAILEMIENNPDEIEIVTIGPVTNIALAFLKAPETMKKVKHIYTMGTSGFGPGNTTPVAEFNVYVDAEAYSIMLNSGISTTIIGFDVCLGEAALNKEDMDVLLASGKEEAVFSVQCNRSLLEYNLQRSNEHMVDLPDAVAMGVVLWDEIVLEDKLCYCYVCTTEAAAYGQVIINDGSKLAISDGFAGHMPNATVCKSIDNQLFKKRLLALLVS; from the coding sequence ATGAGGAAATTAATTATTGACACAGATACTGGAAGTGATGATGCGGTTGCATTAATTATGGCATTAAAATCAACTAATCTTAAAGTAGAGGCGATTACAACGGTTTGTGGCAATGTCCCAGTTGAATTAGCAACAAAAAATGCTCTAATGACTATCGAGGTTGCTAATGGTCAAAAGCCACCACTTTATGTTGGGGCAGCCAAACCACTTATGCGTGATTTAGTTACAGCTGTTAATGTTCATGGTGAAGACGGAATGGGCGATTGTCATTTAATAAATCCTACCCTTGTGCCAGAAACCATGCATGCGGTAGATGCGATCCTTGAAATGATTGAAAATAACCCTGATGAAATTGAAATTGTAACCATTGGTCCTGTTACAAATATTGCCCTTGCTTTTTTAAAAGCACCAGAGACCATGAAAAAGGTAAAGCATATTTACACAATGGGTACTTCTGGCTTTGGCCCTGGTAACACTACACCTGTTGCTGAATTTAATGTGTATGTAGATGCAGAGGCATATAGTATTATGCTCAACTCTGGTATATCGACTACCATCATTGGATTTGATGTATGTTTAGGTGAGGCAGCTTTGAATAAGGAAGATATGGATGTATTACTAGCAAGCGGTAAAGAGGAGGCTGTGTTCTCTGTTCAATGTAACCGTTCCTTGCTTGAATATAATTTACAAAGAAGTAATGAACATATGGTTGATTTACCTGATGCCGTAGCAATGGGTGTTGTATTATGGGATGAAATCGTTTTGGAAGACAAGTTATGTTACTGCTATGTGTGTACGACAGAAGCTGCTGCCTATGGTCAAGTGATCATAAATGACGGTAGTAAACTTGCCATTTCGGATGGATTTGCAGGGCACATGCCTAATGCAACAGTTTGTAAGTCTATTGACAATCAGTTATTCAAGAAACGTCTATTAGCATTATTGGTAAGTTAA
- a CDS encoding Crp/Fnr family transcriptional regulator → MDFQDIVNDAPTHIKKEFIYRSHKKGSLIIHPHEQNNYLYILTTGMAEVYRQSYEGAMLSLYIYDSYSCFGEIEIFNEKVKTLGVIAKQNCETIAIHKTKVYEWMKIDFNFNLYIMKQLASKLTSSSDTTAKLSLLTVKDRILLSIHNHYKIGDLDNLTKQILSSEVCAPIRSLNRSIAQCINEGLISYKNKKFAITSIEEIEMYLEIFR, encoded by the coding sequence TTGGATTTTCAAGATATTGTGAATGATGCACCGACGCACATTAAGAAAGAATTTATTTATAGAAGCCACAAGAAAGGAAGCCTCATTATTCACCCGCATGAACAAAATAATTATCTCTATATTCTAACTACAGGGATGGCTGAGGTGTATAGACAAAGCTATGAGGGGGCGATGCTTTCGCTATATATTTATGATTCATATAGTTGCTTTGGGGAAATAGAAATTTTTAATGAAAAAGTGAAAACACTCGGTGTTATTGCGAAACAAAATTGTGAAACGATCGCTATCCATAAAACAAAGGTTTATGAATGGATGAAAATCGATTTTAACTTTAATTTATATATAATGAAACAACTTGCTTCAAAATTAACTTCAAGTTCAGATACTACGGCAAAATTATCATTGCTAACAGTTAAAGATCGTATCTTATTAAGCATACATAATCATTATAAAATCGGTGATTTAGATAACCTTACAAAGCAAATTTTATCAAGTGAGGTCTGTGCACCTATTAGAAGCTTAAATCGCTCCATCGCTCAGTGCATAAATGAGGGCTTGATAAGTTATAAAAATAAAAAATTCGCTATAACTTCAATTGAAGAAATAGAAATGTACCTTGAAATTTTTAGATAA
- a CDS encoding SPL family radical SAM protein — MKSEIFYKNPKTILNKGTGFLSGYTHSLNPYTGCSFGCSYCYVRQMPVSLFREGEWGSWVDVKNGAANVLKRELHRAKAKGPVTIFMSSSTDPYQLIEHKEKVTRSLLEVMVEDPPDFLFVQTRSPLVSRDMDLLRQFKDKVRVSMTVETDREDIRKYFTPYAPPIPARLKTLQQLAEFDIPTQVAIAPVLPSSEHFAEILRPLVNRVCIDDYFMGDGSGGKRTHRMGVQALYSNLEMEDWYHPSIYQMVYKRMRQYFMEDELFISQKGFEP; from the coding sequence ATGAAAAGTGAAATCTTTTATAAAAACCCAAAAACCATTTTGAATAAAGGGACTGGCTTTCTTTCTGGCTATACACATTCACTCAATCCTTATACAGGCTGTTCATTTGGATGCTCCTATTGTTATGTACGTCAAATGCCTGTATCTCTTTTTCGAGAAGGGGAATGGGGAAGTTGGGTAGATGTTAAAAATGGTGCGGCGAATGTATTAAAAAGGGAGCTCCATCGTGCCAAAGCTAAAGGGCCTGTAACTATTTTTATGTCCTCAAGTACAGACCCGTATCAACTAATAGAGCATAAGGAAAAAGTAACGCGATCTTTACTGGAAGTTATGGTAGAGGATCCCCCTGACTTCCTATTTGTACAGACAAGAAGTCCGCTTGTCAGTCGAGATATGGATTTACTGCGACAATTCAAAGATAAAGTGCGGGTAAGTATGACAGTAGAAACGGATAGGGAGGATATTCGCAAGTATTTTACGCCCTATGCGCCTCCTATTCCAGCAAGGCTTAAAACACTTCAACAGCTTGCTGAATTCGATATTCCTACACAGGTTGCCATCGCACCCGTATTACCAAGCAGCGAGCATTTTGCAGAAATACTGCGTCCCTTGGTTAACCGCGTATGTATTGACGATTATTTTATGGGGGACGGAAGCGGTGGTAAACGAACACATAGGATGGGTGTACAAGCCTTATATAGCAATCTGGAAATGGAAGATTGGTACCATCCGTCCATCTATCAAATGGTTTATAAACGAATGCGGCAATATTTTATGGAAGACGAACTTTTCATTAGCCAGAAGGGTTTCGAACCCTAG
- the adaB gene encoding methylated-DNA--[protein]-cysteine S-methyltransferase: METRNKPILYWSLLKFEDWHFSIASTSKGLVFVGSQNKSFEELFEWAKKRFPGSPLVEDEEKLEPYVIEIIQYLEGKRKTFTVPLAYVGTPFQLAVWQALCEIPYGQTKSYSDIAYAINKPAAVRAVGAAIGANPVLLTIPCHRVTGKNGSLTGYRGGLEMKKLLLDLEKRASSSNK, encoded by the coding sequence ATGGAAACAAGGAATAAACCAATACTGTATTGGTCTTTACTAAAGTTTGAGGATTGGCATTTTTCTATAGCTTCTACCTCCAAGGGGCTTGTGTTTGTAGGTTCCCAGAACAAATCATTCGAGGAATTATTTGAATGGGCGAAGAAACGCTTTCCAGGAAGTCCGCTTGTTGAAGATGAGGAAAAGCTTGAACCCTATGTTATTGAGATCATTCAGTATCTAGAAGGGAAGAGGAAAACCTTTACTGTACCATTGGCGTATGTAGGTACGCCATTTCAGCTAGCCGTCTGGCAAGCACTTTGTGAAATCCCTTATGGGCAGACGAAATCCTATTCTGACATTGCTTATGCTATAAATAAACCAGCAGCTGTTCGTGCTGTCGGAGCGGCTATTGGGGCTAATCCGGTCTTACTTACTATACCGTGCCATCGTGTAACAGGAAAGAATGGCTCTTTAACTGGCTATCGGGGCGGATTAGAAATGAAGAAATTGCTCTTGGACCTTGAAAAAAGAGCTTCATCTAGCAATAAGTAA
- a CDS encoding bifunctional transcriptional activator/DNA repair enzyme AdaA: MRDRINDENKISNDADMMTDEKWQAILNNDSAYNNQFFYAVKSTGIFCKPSCKSRVPKKENVCIFANAEQALRANFRPCKRCKPTNENLPDSEWVDVITAYIDQNFAEKLTLESLATICHGSPYHMHRTFKKIKGMTPVAYIQQVRVHVAKQYLIQTNKAIGEIAICVGMANVPYFITLFKKKTGQTPAQFRQMRKMEETNDGNKE; encoded by the coding sequence ATGCGGGATCGTATTAATGATGAAAATAAAATTTCGAATGATGCAGACATGATGACAGATGAAAAGTGGCAAGCAATTCTCAATAATGATTCAGCGTACAACAATCAATTTTTCTATGCTGTAAAATCAACAGGGATATTTTGTAAACCATCCTGTAAATCTCGCGTGCCGAAAAAAGAAAATGTATGTATTTTTGCAAACGCTGAACAAGCACTCCGCGCAAATTTTCGCCCTTGTAAACGTTGCAAGCCAACGAATGAAAATCTGCCTGATAGTGAGTGGGTTGATGTCATCACAGCATACATCGATCAAAATTTTGCTGAAAAATTAACGCTAGAATCGTTAGCAACGATTTGTCATGGAAGTCCCTATCATATGCATCGAACCTTTAAAAAGATTAAAGGCATGACACCAGTTGCGTATATACAACAAGTTCGCGTACACGTGGCTAAACAGTATTTGATTCAGACAAATAAAGCGATTGGAGAGATTGCCATCTGTGTGGGTATGGCAAACGTGCCCTATTTTATTACTTTATTTAAAAAGAAAACGGGACAGACACCAGCACAATTTCGTCAAATGAGAAAAATGGAGGAAACGAATGATGGAAACAAGGAATAA